A window of Equus przewalskii isolate Varuska chromosome 18, EquPr2, whole genome shotgun sequence contains these coding sequences:
- the ACTRT3 gene encoding actin-related protein T3: protein MSYYQLPVVIDNGSGVIKAGLAGSREPQFVYPNIIGRAKGHSGSAEGALEVCVGDQAQDRRSSLSISYPVERGLITSWGDMEIMWNHMYDNNLKLKPSEGPVLITEPALNPLAKRQQITEVFFEQLRVPAFYMSIQGVLALFAAGLTTGFVLNSGAGVTQCVPIFEGYCLPHGVQQLFLAGLDLTNYLMMLLKDHGIMLLSAADRKIVADIKETSCYVAMNFEEEMAKKPDSIERVYQLPDGKMIKLHDQLFRCPEALFSPRLMNLESPGIDKMCFSSIMRCDTDLRNSFFSNIILAGGSTSFPGLDKRLVKDIAKMVPANTPVQVIAPPERKISVWMGGSILASLSAFQDMWITDAEFKEVGPNIVHQRCF, encoded by the exons ATGAGCTACTACCAGCTACCGGTGGTGATCGATAATGGCTCGGGAGTGATCAAGGCGGGCCTGGCCGGCTCCCGGGAGCCCCAGTTTGTCTACCCGAACATTATCGGCCGCGCCAAAGGCCACAGCGGGTCGGCCGAGGGCGCGCTGGAGGTGTGCGTGGGCGACCAGGCGCAGGACCGCAGAAGCTCGCTGTCCATCAG CTACCCAGTGGAGCGTGGTCTCATTACTTCCTGGGGAGACATGGAGATCATGTGGAATCATATGTATGACAATAACCTGAAGCTAAAGCCCAGTGAGGGCCCAGTCTTGattacagagccagccctgaacCCACTGGCCAAGCGGCAACAGATCACTGAAGTGTTTTTTGAGCAACTGAGGGTTCCTGCCTTCTATATGTCCATCCAGGGGGTGCTGGCTCTCTTTGCTGCTGGCCTCACAACTGGCTTTGTGCTGAATTCAGGTGCTGGGGTTACCCAGTGTGTACCCATCTTTGAGGGTTACTGTCTGCCTCACGGTGTCCAGCAGCTATTCCTGGCAGGCCTTGACCTCACCAACTACCTCATGATGCTGTTGAAGGACCATGGCATCATGCTGCTTAGTGCTGCGGACAGAAAGATTGTTGCAGATATTAAGGAAACCTCTTGTTACGTGGCGATGAACTTTGAAGAGGAAATGGCCAAGAAACCTGATTCTATAGAGAGAGTCTATCAACTACCTGATGGGAAGATGATCAAGCTCCATGACCAGCTCTTTCGTTGTCCAGAGGCCCTCTTCTCTCCACGTCTCATGAACCTTGAGAGCCCTGGCATCGATAAGATGTGCTTCAGCAGCATAATGAGATGTGACACAGATCTGAggaattcctttttttccaatATTATCCTTGCTGGGGGATCAACTTCTTTCCCTGGTTTAGACAAGCGGCTAGTGAAGGATATAGCAAAGATGGTGCCTGCCAACACCCCTGTGCAGGTGATAGCTCCCCCAGAAAGGAAAATATCCGTGTGGATGGGAGGCTCTATTCTTGCATCCCTGTCTGCCTTCCAGGACATGTGGATCACTGATGCAGAATTTAAAGAAGTTGGACCCAACATAGTACACCAAAGATGCTTCTGA